One Myxococcales bacterium genomic region harbors:
- a CDS encoding pilus assembly protein: MKVSNRLGLSRRSRGASLVEYALLLVGVVLMAAVAVKALGPKIGQAATNAEGML; encoded by the coding sequence ATGAAGGTTTCGAATCGTCTCGGTCTCTCTCGTCGTTCGCGTGGCGCTTCGCTCGTCGAGTACGCGCTCCTCCTCGTCGGCGTGGTCCTCATGGCCGCCGTCGCCGTGAAGGCCCTCGGCCCCAAGATCGGCCAGGCGGCCACGAACGCGGAGGGCATGCTCTGA
- a CDS encoding cytochrome P450, with protein sequence MPDGTLPTTNLLPLSALPAVPSLPIVGAVPWLHHREGFMAKMLELAERYRHVGAIRVPMPGGREPIFVGNVSLAKDLCDEARFEKVLDGPLVHIRDFAGDGLFTAHGYEENWHKANRILSPGFSSTSIERYYPAMTESLEALVAYWSARSGQGPVEVVADMTKLTLDTISLAGFDYRFSSFSSPELHPFLKALGRTLQESIDVLMRPPLVAPLFSRHRARYFSDIDAMFALVDEVIRERKGRPRDTWPKDFLSLMLAEVDPKTGEGLSDENIRYQILTFLVAGHETTAGLLSFAFHELARNAELFARVRAEVDRGLPTTGMPTMKEVMSLDLTKRVLSEALRLWPTVPAVTRAAKEDTTLGGKYFVPKGQAFGLLVNATHRDPAVWPSPAAFDPDRFLPEVAKDRPAAAYKPFGVGKRACTGKHFALVEATLCLAVVVRDFDFDDPGPLVLAPTVSPKPRDFRLSVRPRGR encoded by the coding sequence ATGCCCGACGGAACCCTCCCCACGACGAACCTCCTCCCCCTCTCGGCCCTCCCCGCGGTCCCGAGCTTGCCCATCGTGGGAGCCGTGCCCTGGCTCCATCACCGCGAGGGGTTCATGGCCAAGATGCTCGAGCTCGCGGAGCGCTACCGCCACGTGGGCGCCATCCGCGTGCCCATGCCCGGAGGTCGTGAGCCCATTTTCGTGGGCAACGTCTCGCTCGCCAAGGACCTGTGCGACGAGGCCCGCTTCGAGAAGGTGCTCGACGGGCCGCTCGTCCACATCCGCGACTTCGCGGGCGACGGCCTCTTCACGGCGCATGGATACGAAGAGAACTGGCACAAGGCGAACCGCATCTTGTCGCCCGGGTTCTCGTCCACGTCCATCGAGCGTTACTACCCGGCCATGACCGAGTCGCTCGAGGCCCTCGTCGCGTACTGGAGCGCACGCTCGGGTCAGGGGCCGGTCGAGGTCGTGGCCGACATGACCAAGCTCACGCTCGACACGATCTCGCTCGCGGGCTTCGATTACCGCTTTTCGAGCTTCTCGAGCCCCGAGCTCCACCCCTTCTTGAAGGCCCTCGGTCGCACGCTCCAAGAGTCGATCGACGTGCTCATGAGGCCGCCGCTCGTGGCGCCGCTCTTCTCCCGTCATCGCGCGCGGTACTTCTCCGACATCGACGCCATGTTCGCCCTCGTCGACGAGGTGATCCGCGAACGGAAGGGCCGCCCGCGCGACACGTGGCCCAAGGATTTCCTGTCTCTCATGCTCGCCGAGGTCGACCCGAAGACGGGCGAGGGGCTCTCGGACGAGAACATTCGGTACCAGATCCTCACCTTCCTCGTGGCCGGTCACGAGACGACGGCGGGCCTCCTCTCTTTCGCGTTCCACGAGCTCGCTCGGAACGCCGAGCTCTTCGCGCGGGTGCGCGCCGAGGTGGACCGCGGGCTCCCGACGACGGGGATGCCGACCATGAAAGAGGTCATGAGCCTCGACCTCACGAAGCGCGTGCTCTCGGAGGCCCTCCGGCTCTGGCCCACGGTGCCCGCGGTCACGCGCGCCGCCAAAGAGGACACCACGCTCGGCGGAAAGTATTTCGTCCCCAAGGGGCAGGCGTTCGGGCTCCTCGTGAACGCGACGCACCGAGATCCGGCCGTCTGGCCGAGCCCCGCGGCGTTCGACCCCGACAGGTTCCTCCCCGAGGTGGCAAAAGACCGACCTGCGGCCGCGTACAAGCCCTTCGGGGTGGGGAAGCGCGCCTGCACGGGCAAACACTTCGCCCTCGTCGAGGCCACCCTTTGCCTCGCCGTGGTCGTCCGCGATTTCGACTTCGACGACCCGGGGCCGCTCGTGCTCGCCCCCACGGTGTCGCCGAAACCCCGCGATTTCAGGCTCTCCGTGCGTCCCCGGGGCCGCTGA
- a CDS encoding TetR/AcrR family transcriptional regulator: MKRTISQKKTRRMPSQERAQAVVSAILEAAARILEREGLGPSFGTNRIAREAGVSIGSLYEYFDGKDAIVRALCTRHVAHVRAFVDRAFDELYHVPVPEAVDAFVDALFALHTSRPVLHKTLHLELPARLGLGPFIESDKYIEERLVVWLATKLPDLPREVIASRAFVATRAVRAVAIHAIAEGTGDDDRARITRETKALLLHTLVRETAAE; encoded by the coding sequence ATGAAGCGCACGATCTCTCAGAAAAAGACGCGCAGAATGCCCTCGCAGGAGCGCGCGCAGGCGGTCGTGTCGGCCATCTTGGAGGCGGCGGCTCGGATTCTGGAGCGCGAGGGCCTCGGCCCATCTTTCGGGACCAACCGCATCGCGCGCGAGGCCGGAGTGAGCATCGGCTCGCTCTACGAGTACTTCGACGGGAAGGACGCCATCGTACGTGCACTCTGCACGCGTCACGTGGCCCATGTGCGCGCGTTCGTGGATCGGGCGTTCGACGAGCTCTACCACGTGCCCGTCCCGGAGGCCGTGGACGCCTTCGTCGACGCGCTCTTCGCGCTCCATACGTCGCGCCCCGTGCTCCACAAGACGCTCCACCTCGAGCTCCCGGCGCGGCTCGGCCTCGGCCCGTTCATCGAGAGTGACAAGTACATCGAGGAGCGGCTCGTCGTGTGGCTCGCGACGAAGCTGCCCGATCTGCCACGCGAGGTCATCGCGAGCCGGGCCTTCGTCGCCACGCGGGCCGTCCGGGCGGTGGCCATCCACGCGATCGCCGAGGGCACGGGAGACGACGACCGGGCGCGAATCACCCGCGAGACGAAGGCGCTCCTCCTCCACACCCTCGTCCGCGAGACCGCCGCCGAGTAG
- a CDS encoding formylglycine-generating enzyme family protein, producing the protein MHLPAGSFVRGRNGGPRADEAPEHVVELSPFTIDAALVTRADFARFVEATGYVTSAEHAGVGIGSREGMDDWAWERVPRGTWRRPFRLPDAEYLPDRGPSHDVLARDLEAFLRDDAPVVMVSHDDAVAYCAHLGERLPTEAEWEYAMRAGRERSRYPWGDEPTDAKGSYLLNFWQGESHTKNDRLDGFVYVSPVRAFPPNAWGLYDPVGNVWQWTADVYAKDTYRAVAPRVRDPKGPTEGDTFVLRGGSWWCGACTCEGNGLHYRGKAQRLAAFNNNGFRCAK; encoded by the coding sequence GTGCACCTCCCCGCCGGGTCGTTCGTCCGCGGGAGAAATGGCGGTCCGCGGGCCGACGAGGCGCCCGAGCACGTCGTCGAACTGTCCCCGTTCACGATCGACGCGGCGCTGGTCACCCGCGCCGACTTCGCGCGCTTCGTCGAGGCCACGGGCTACGTCACGAGCGCCGAGCACGCCGGCGTGGGTATCGGATCGCGCGAGGGCATGGACGACTGGGCGTGGGAGCGTGTGCCCCGCGGCACGTGGCGAAGGCCGTTCCGCCTCCCCGACGCGGAGTACCTCCCCGATCGAGGTCCGAGCCACGACGTGCTCGCGCGTGATCTCGAAGCTTTCCTCCGAGACGACGCGCCCGTCGTGATGGTCAGTCACGACGACGCGGTGGCGTATTGCGCTCACCTCGGCGAGCGGCTCCCCACGGAGGCCGAGTGGGAGTACGCGATGCGCGCGGGCCGCGAGCGCAGCCGCTACCCCTGGGGCGACGAGCCGACCGACGCCAAAGGCTCGTATCTCCTCAATTTTTGGCAGGGCGAATCCCACACCAAGAACGACAGGCTCGACGGCTTCGTGTACGTGTCGCCGGTCCGCGCGTTCCCTCCCAACGCGTGGGGCCTCTACGACCCGGTCGGAAACGTGTGGCAGTGGACCGCCGACGTCTACGCCAAGGACACCTACCGAGCCGTCGCGCCTCGCGTGCGCGACCCGAAGGGCCCCACCGAGGGTGACACGTTCGTGCTGCGCGGAGGCTCGTGGTGGTGCGGCGCGTGCACCTGCGAGGGCAACGGCCTCCACTACAGAGGCAAAGCGCAGAGGCTCGCGGCGTTCAACAACAACGGGTTTCGCTGCGCGAAATAG